A DNA window from Chlamydia felis Fe/C-56 contains the following coding sequences:
- a CDS encoding amino acid carrier protein, giving the protein MNAILSLLAAFDDFFWSYVAFFMIIVLGLSFSWKSRFSQFTKFPQFCRLFYQYSKESSNRTGKEGERGVHPLKVFFASASGNIGIGNVVGIVTAACIGGPGALFWVWIAGIFGSIVKYAEVYLGIKFRKVDNDGVYQGGPMYFLNKAYGTKLVPIIVAVLLCIYGVEIYQFSVIADTISHCWSIPKLFTIFGLLFLILYAVRGGLQRIGKICAFVLPFFLTIYCALSLYILIREFHQIPALFSSVFSSAFTGHGAIGGFAGCTLATTIHQGISRAAYSGDIGIGFDSIIQSESSAKKPETQAQLSIIGLAIDNLICTLSLLTVLASGSWSLGLDNASQAVEHALATYFPFVKILLPTFFFVTGYTTIISYFLVGKKCAKFLYGNTGSKIYTVYGATMLPAFCFLSQNTALLIMSVSGALLLCFNLFGVFLMRKEIEFPKSDKVIEIPSVAE; this is encoded by the coding sequence ATGAACGCAATCCTATCTTTGCTAGCAGCCTTTGACGACTTCTTTTGGTCCTACGTGGCTTTTTTCATGATCATAGTTCTAGGGCTAAGTTTCTCATGGAAATCGAGATTTTCCCAATTCACCAAGTTCCCACAATTTTGCAGACTTTTTTATCAGTACTCTAAGGAATCTTCCAATAGGACAGGTAAAGAAGGTGAAAGAGGGGTTCATCCGTTAAAAGTATTTTTTGCCTCTGCAAGTGGAAATATCGGTATTGGTAATGTTGTCGGGATTGTTACTGCGGCGTGTATTGGTGGTCCCGGAGCCCTCTTTTGGGTTTGGATTGCAGGAATTTTCGGCTCCATAGTTAAGTACGCTGAGGTTTACTTAGGGATTAAATTCCGCAAAGTGGATAACGACGGTGTTTATCAAGGTGGACCTATGTACTTCCTGAATAAGGCATACGGTACAAAACTCGTCCCTATTATTGTTGCTGTTTTGCTCTGTATTTATGGTGTGGAGATCTATCAGTTTTCTGTTATTGCTGACACGATTTCACACTGCTGGAGTATCCCAAAACTGTTCACAATTTTTGGTCTACTCTTTCTCATTCTCTATGCAGTTCGTGGAGGATTACAGAGAATTGGAAAAATCTGTGCTTTTGTACTCCCATTTTTCCTCACTATATACTGCGCACTATCTCTATACATACTTATAAGAGAGTTCCACCAGATTCCAGCCTTATTTTCTTCTGTATTTTCATCAGCCTTTACAGGGCATGGAGCTATCGGAGGATTTGCGGGGTGCACTTTAGCCACGACAATTCACCAAGGGATTTCTCGAGCTGCTTATTCTGGAGACATTGGCATTGGATTTGACTCTATTATTCAAAGTGAGAGTTCTGCTAAGAAACCAGAAACTCAAGCACAGTTAAGCATCATAGGCCTCGCCATAGACAACCTTATCTGCACGCTAAGCCTACTTACGGTTCTCGCTTCAGGATCCTGGTCTCTGGGACTTGACAACGCCTCCCAAGCTGTGGAACACGCTTTAGCAACTTACTTCCCGTTTGTGAAAATCTTACTCCCCACTTTCTTCTTTGTCACAGGTTATACGACTATCATTTCGTATTTCCTCGTTGGGAAAAAGTGTGCAAAGTTTCTTTACGGGAATACCGGGTCGAAAATCTATACTGTCTACGGAGCCACCATGCTACCCGCGTTTTGTTTCCTATCGCAAAACACTGCTTTGTTGATTATGTCCGTATCTGGAGCTCTTCTCTTATGCTTCAATCTATTCGGGGTCTTTCTCATGAGAAAGGAGATAGAATTCCCCAAATCTGACAAAGTTATAGAGATTCCCTCTGTGGCAGAATAA
- a CDS encoding YtxH domain-containing protein, which produces MFRNQKNNKKTCKRWRWLRGVLFGGFIATLLTSLFTPKSGIQLRKKISRVKTSGTKKGKTLFKHSKQHTKAFAQHTKSLAKNISKEIKDFTKAMIEETKD; this is translated from the coding sequence ATGTTTAGGAATCAAAAAAACAATAAAAAAACTTGTAAGCGTTGGCGTTGGCTCAGAGGTGTATTGTTCGGGGGGTTTATCGCCACATTGCTTACGAGTCTATTCACTCCTAAAAGCGGCATTCAGTTGAGAAAGAAGATCTCAAGAGTGAAGACCTCGGGAACTAAAAAAGGAAAAACCCTATTTAAGCATTCTAAACAACATACGAAAGCTTTTGCTCAACACACAAAATCCCTAGCAAAAAATATATCCAAGGAAATCAAAGATTTCACAAAAGCCATGATTGAAGAAACCAAGGATTAA
- a CDS encoding polymorphic outer membrane protein middle domain-containing protein: MKQMFFWKFVILSSLTQLARVSYLSGAEIILPLSGIHTGEDPELFTMLTTSPSGTSYTLRGEFTLKDFSGNSIHKSGGAFRNLEGNLTFIGTTPLATLNFTNLQLGAQGAGVFSKSLLTFENLKALNVENNQSAGGIITSSQDMFFTKNVHLLFHNNISCGAGGAILLAGTHPNRMVFREQRGMISFIKNHAKVVENITNSGNGGAISSEVAGSSILFDGNQEILFQENHAQSGGGIHNAQGTVEFSKNRNTITFIENKASESGGAIYASLCNINKQAAPVVFYKNSARHLGGAVYSQQMILKNNDESILFSQNFAEGGGAIASTSCNLTASHPITFSENTSGNLGGGAIYLSGPKPKLYLHAQNADIVFVGNLAHIVTKHVSTTNNNAITIKGAPELIRLIANENHSIIFYDPVLATAQSTNPININSIDNIFHCGSVIFSGEKIEINRQDKSNMTSICNQPVYLNNGTLSITSGAILAVQEFQQLGGVLNLSPGSMLTSYNSTGQDMIISNLSFGLDAARSHLPAEICATGNSEIKLSGSPQIHDPDNIFYDNHNLASQPYRMEIIFKSDKNINTEEFVPEEIAVHQNTHGYQGVWKFHWSGEESKKRKVLRALWIPTGTFILNPEKEGHLVPSSVWTTFAGMRSSNDAILDNYLNNNTLLPIKHMCIFGGVVSSVMEQTSDNPNNFSSTQAGHNLGMKLPLSSNTVVCATFTQLHGSSSQDNIPGKSHSHMLLGTVAAFKNWRALSLRSSISYAEESHVMKHQFSKKDITRGSWKNQGFRSTVGLSYAYPKGIRCLKITPFVDLEYTVVNQNPFIETGYDPRYFASSRLSNLALPTGVSLELRCFGAKYSLFTQFSMAYIKDLHRENPETTASLILNQHSWKVAGVFMGQEAMNLKFRATLKYRLATAYLGISTIQREGNNLSGDAFGGLSLSF, translated from the coding sequence ATGAAGCAGATGTTTTTTTGGAAATTCGTAATTCTTTCTTCCCTCACACAATTAGCACGAGTTTCTTACTTATCAGGAGCAGAAATTATTCTTCCCCTATCAGGGATACACACCGGTGAAGATCCTGAGTTATTTACCATGTTAACAACATCTCCTTCAGGAACTAGCTACACCTTACGTGGTGAATTTACTCTTAAAGATTTTTCTGGTAATAGCATTCACAAATCCGGAGGAGCCTTTCGCAATTTAGAAGGGAATCTAACATTTATAGGGACTACTCCCCTAGCAACATTAAATTTCACGAATTTACAACTGGGAGCTCAAGGAGCTGGAGTTTTTTCTAAGTCGTTACTTACCTTTGAAAATCTCAAAGCCCTCAATGTAGAAAACAATCAAAGCGCTGGGGGAATTATTACCTCCAGTCAAGATATGTTTTTCACTAAAAATGTACATCTTCTCTTCCATAACAATATAAGTTGTGGCGCCGGAGGAGCTATTCTCCTTGCGGGAACACATCCAAATCGCATGGTTTTCAGAGAACAGCGTGGTATGATTTCTTTTATTAAGAATCATGCAAAAGTTGTAGAAAATATCACAAATTCTGGAAACGGTGGTGCTATCAGCAGCGAGGTTGCCGGATCTTCTATCCTCTTTGATGGAAATCAGGAAATTCTATTTCAAGAAAACCACGCACAATCTGGTGGAGGAATTCACAATGCCCAAGGCACTGTAGAATTCAGTAAGAATAGAAACACAATTACGTTTATCGAAAATAAAGCCTCAGAATCCGGAGGTGCTATTTACGCAAGTCTCTGCAATATAAATAAACAAGCAGCTCCTGTGGTCTTCTATAAAAATAGTGCTCGTCATCTCGGTGGTGCTGTGTACTCTCAGCAGATGATCTTAAAAAATAATGACGAATCTATTCTCTTTAGCCAAAACTTTGCAGAAGGCGGCGGTGCTATAGCTTCCACAAGTTGCAACCTTACTGCCTCCCATCCGATTACATTTTCTGAAAACACCTCGGGAAATTTAGGAGGTGGGGCTATTTACTTAAGTGGTCCAAAACCCAAACTATACCTACACGCACAGAATGCTGACATTGTATTTGTTGGGAACCTTGCCCATATCGTTACGAAGCACGTTTCAACTACAAATAATAATGCGATTACCATTAAAGGTGCTCCCGAACTCATTCGGCTTATAGCCAATGAAAACCATTCGATTATTTTTTATGACCCCGTTCTTGCAACGGCACAAAGTACCAACCCCATAAACATCAACTCTATTGATAATATTTTTCATTGTGGGTCGGTTATCTTCTCCGGAGAAAAAATTGAGATAAATCGCCAAGATAAAAGCAATATGACTTCTATCTGTAACCAACCCGTGTATCTAAACAACGGGACTCTTTCCATTACAAGTGGAGCCATTCTTGCCGTCCAAGAATTCCAACAATTAGGTGGTGTATTAAATCTTAGCCCAGGGTCTATGTTAACAAGTTATAACAGCACCGGCCAAGATATGATCATTTCTAATCTCAGCTTTGGTTTAGATGCCGCCCGCTCCCATCTACCTGCCGAGATATGTGCAACAGGGAATTCAGAAATCAAGTTATCAGGATCCCCGCAAATTCATGATCCCGATAACATATTCTATGATAATCATAATTTGGCATCCCAGCCCTATCGGATGGAAATCATTTTCAAGTCTGATAAAAATATTAACACTGAAGAATTTGTTCCTGAAGAGATTGCTGTACACCAAAATACCCACGGCTATCAAGGCGTGTGGAAATTTCACTGGTCTGGGGAAGAATCAAAAAAGCGTAAAGTATTAAGAGCTTTATGGATTCCTACGGGAACATTCATTTTAAATCCTGAGAAAGAAGGTCACTTAGTTCCATCTTCTGTCTGGACAACGTTTGCGGGAATGCGCTCTTCCAATGACGCTATTCTTGATAACTACTTAAATAACAACACACTGCTTCCTATAAAGCACATGTGTATTTTTGGTGGTGTCGTTTCTAGCGTTATGGAACAAACATCCGATAACCCCAACAATTTTTCTTCCACACAGGCGGGTCATAATCTTGGGATGAAACTTCCCCTCTCATCGAACACTGTTGTTTGTGCTACATTCACTCAACTTCATGGATCTAGCTCTCAGGATAATATTCCAGGGAAAAGCCATTCTCATATGCTGTTAGGAACCGTAGCTGCTTTTAAAAACTGGAGAGCTTTATCCCTTAGATCTTCTATAAGTTATGCTGAAGAATCTCATGTGATGAAACATCAGTTTTCTAAGAAGGACATCACTCGAGGATCTTGGAAAAACCAAGGATTCCGAAGTACTGTGGGATTATCGTATGCTTACCCCAAGGGAATTCGCTGTCTTAAAATTACTCCTTTTGTAGATCTTGAATATACCGTAGTTAACCAAAATCCTTTCATAGAAACAGGATATGATCCTCGGTATTTTGCTTCTTCGCGTTTAAGTAATCTCGCTCTTCCTACAGGAGTCTCCCTAGAACTGCGCTGCTTCGGAGCCAAATACTCCCTCTTCACGCAATTTAGCATGGCCTATATCAAGGACCTCCACAGGGAGAATCCTGAAACCACAGCTTCATTAATCCTAAATCAACATTCTTGGAAAGTTGCGGGAGTCTTTATGGGACAAGAAGCTATGAACTTAAAGTTCCGAGCAACTCTTAAATACAGATTAGCCACCGCCTATCTAGGAATCTCAACAATACAACGCGAAGGCAACAATCTTTCCGGAGATGCTTTTGGTGGTTTATCTCTGAGTTTCTAG
- a CDS encoding polymorphic outer membrane protein middle domain-containing protein — translation MKWLSATAVFAAVLPSITVFCDPLSKELNSNYRGSGSSTADARLTNFTQQTQDASGITYLVSGDVSFSNFTNIPDPKPQPPSTEPETSPETKDSAAKSSESSNPASITQNIAHLQTQLYQSLFQSLGSSSFAPHFSDRDQGNLDLSNYLFSNIHSLSFPFTASAGSTTTTTTTPEDPKGGGAFYNDKDGPLSFTTYAGNPGSLSCSLIKMKGKGGAIYSKGPISFDGLENLTFKDNLSQQSGGALFTDSTLTIRNILNSIEFTTNAARVPIPLIPIQPAPTNPPAGSAVTGTLLASDSSEKKAANTSPTLPVYTTETAGNGGAAFATGAMLITTYKDMTFRRNSAEFPAIIDTIQATIDANKNKVVSAVPKSSQIISAAQPSQGSTTPEVIKGSGGALFGLDTITVSEGSGTTLFILNTATGNGGAVYGDKAVSFNNITSLKFQSNSADKQGGAIYSKGNLTIQDSSLLTMFNGNNGKTGGGAIYSLGDITLSNLSQVSFGANKAGNYDITITVKNDEGTNAIVPSVQSKISSALLASPPANLSASASAVDPAPNPPLGKGGGIYVGNNLSISNITSTLEFVKNQSTDSGGGVYVKGTLTCQDSHRLQFVSNSSKKSGGGLYSETDVTFTNLTGNTLFQGNTAEEDGGGICLANEKSLNMSNLESFCLIGNTSTKKNGGGANIPKALSLTFSAPNSSPDAILSETPAVIPVFGSAIISGNKAVEGNGGGIYTKKASFTNLELIDINQNSAKNGAGLCTQNISSSAASASGVGGLGGVGGFIKTSTGISSQKSEVAAVVSGAPAATPDDLDFKVDYVVTTNITKNAATENGGGVYGNKGQISRLDLLNITENSSGKCGGGLYFQETLTLEGIEVSNISNNTAKESGGALYAKTLTCKTFTDGLTVSNNKAETTSTVSGTNVVNASAAATNGALQAATLTEKFSTDNKAEAHASVAPAAQQASVPTAITGGALYAETLTLEGLQSTCAFSGNQAIDNNATDSTADTPADPDIQGGAIYAKTKFTLQNCSGNLTFKDNSVLTKRSQTTGQLAGGAIYAPTVEIKNCSQAINFSNNSASCTPKTAGASEKAGAGITPKESFGGAIAGTTSITFTGNQAIFFQNNSADIGSAIGCKNGNNNNGTVTFSDSGYYLFEGNTAKNRGTIYATTLSIPNGYLNFSNNSSANDGSAIYFTKQADITAGSSVLFLNNKVTLAQTPTSKNGKSAVNNLGAAIYGEPTSSSDDANLNLTALGGSITFKNNGCTAPTRQDNQVKSFCSIAGKVKLTLNAAENHSINFYDAVNITTQKTSDYNPLDINKPSNGKTSQQYTGTVLFSGELHEHKSFIPQKATLHAGTLVLGKNAELSLISFEQKPGSLLVMGPGSVLSTHKPTASGSAASGGIVINNITIDFSEIVSDNGVASPPTLKLGATPTPIAAGPGAHRSKQSALPQANKQAPDVDQEKIYLTGTLTLIDPSGVFYQNPYLGQDREIELLALPQDSSKVDISDLTLAGDTKPLKGYIGTWELQSTDQNGKLQAKWKFEEYRRWIYIPRDNYFYVNSILGSQNSLIAVKQGVVNNMLNNARFDDAAYNNLWLSGIGSFLQKSQGEESREFTYHGRGYSLAIDAKPRPELILGAAFSQVFGHAKSEKTVDNYKHKGSDHSFQGTLYAGRAFYLPYKRTKAPRPILLQGVVTYGYMKHDTTTYYPSIQERNLGNWEDLGWMFDVRMIMDLKEPSQNSTTRFSFYSEAEYTGVRQKQFTELDYDPRTFDSFAYRNLAIPLGFVMEGALMQYDILMYNKLSLAYVPVIYRNKPKCSYRVDSTGQTGEVYGVIPTRNAARAEYSTQLYLGPYWTLYGTYTVEAGMSSLVQIANCGARMIF, via the coding sequence ATGAAGTGGCTATCAGCTACAGCTGTTTTTGCTGCCGTGCTCCCCTCGATTACAGTATTTTGTGACCCCCTTTCGAAAGAATTAAACTCTAACTACAGAGGATCGGGTTCAAGTACTGCGGATGCTCGTTTGACCAATTTTACTCAGCAAACGCAAGATGCAAGCGGAATAACCTATCTTGTTTCCGGGGATGTTTCCTTCTCAAACTTCACTAACATCCCAGATCCCAAACCTCAGCCACCATCCACAGAACCAGAAACTTCTCCTGAAACAAAAGATAGCGCTGCTAAAAGCAGCGAAAGCAGCAATCCAGCAAGCATAACCCAAAACATTGCGCATCTTCAAACACAGCTTTATCAATCGCTTTTCCAGAGTCTCGGCTCTTCCTCATTTGCACCGCATTTTTCAGATCGTGATCAAGGAAACTTAGATCTTAGCAATTATCTATTTTCAAATATCCACTCTCTAAGCTTTCCGTTCACCGCATCAGCAGGATCCACTACGACAACCACAACGACTCCTGAAGATCCTAAAGGCGGAGGAGCTTTTTACAACGATAAAGACGGTCCTTTATCATTCACTACCTATGCGGGCAATCCCGGATCTCTCTCTTGTTCTCTCATTAAAATGAAGGGAAAAGGTGGGGCTATCTATTCTAAAGGCCCGATATCTTTTGATGGACTAGAGAATCTTACATTTAAAGACAATCTATCCCAGCAATCTGGTGGTGCTTTATTTACCGACTCTACATTGACCATTAGAAATATCCTGAACTCTATTGAATTTACAACAAATGCAGCTAGAGTCCCTATTCCTCTTATTCCTATTCAACCAGCCCCAACAAATCCTCCTGCAGGGTCAGCTGTAACAGGAACACTTTTAGCATCAGATAGCTCCGAGAAAAAAGCCGCAAATACCTCTCCAACCCTTCCTGTTTACACTACAGAGACAGCAGGAAACGGTGGAGCTGCGTTTGCCACAGGCGCTATGCTCATTACCACCTACAAAGACATGACCTTCAGAAGGAACTCTGCTGAGTTCCCCGCAATAATTGATACAATCCAAGCAACGATCGATGCTAATAAAAATAAAGTAGTATCCGCAGTCCCCAAATCTTCCCAAATTATCTCTGCGGCTCAACCATCACAGGGATCAACAACTCCAGAGGTGATTAAGGGATCAGGAGGTGCACTGTTTGGTTTAGATACCATTACAGTCAGTGAGGGATCCGGAACAACCCTGTTCATCTTGAATACAGCTACAGGAAACGGTGGAGCTGTCTACGGGGACAAAGCAGTATCTTTCAATAACATTACTAGTTTAAAATTCCAAAGCAACTCTGCAGATAAACAAGGAGGCGCTATTTATTCCAAAGGGAATCTTACAATACAAGATTCCTCTCTCCTTACCATGTTTAACGGAAACAACGGTAAAACTGGCGGAGGTGCTATTTATAGCCTTGGAGACATAACCCTTTCCAACCTATCTCAAGTAAGTTTTGGAGCTAATAAGGCCGGAAATTACGATATTACCATAACGGTTAAAAACGATGAGGGAACGAATGCAATTGTTCCCTCTGTGCAGTCCAAAATTTCCTCTGCTCTACTAGCATCTCCCCCTGCTAATCTCAGCGCTAGCGCGTCTGCAGTAGATCCGGCACCCAACCCACCACTAGGGAAAGGTGGGGGTATTTATGTAGGCAACAATCTGAGTATCTCCAACATCACGTCCACTCTAGAATTCGTAAAAAACCAATCCACAGATTCTGGTGGAGGTGTCTACGTTAAAGGGACATTAACATGCCAAGATTCCCATAGATTACAATTTGTTTCCAATAGTTCAAAAAAATCTGGTGGTGGTCTGTATAGTGAAACCGATGTTACATTTACAAACCTTACAGGGAACACTCTCTTTCAAGGAAATACTGCCGAAGAAGACGGCGGGGGTATCTGTTTAGCCAATGAAAAGTCTCTCAATATGTCCAATTTAGAGAGCTTTTGTTTAATAGGTAATACCTCCACTAAAAAAAATGGTGGCGGTGCAAATATTCCCAAAGCCTTATCCCTTACTTTCTCTGCCCCCAACTCCTCTCCCGACGCAATTCTTTCTGAAACACCTGCTGTTATTCCTGTATTTGGAAGTGCTATTATTTCTGGAAACAAAGCTGTAGAGGGTAACGGTGGAGGCATTTACACGAAAAAAGCATCTTTCACTAATCTTGAATTGATCGACATCAATCAGAACTCTGCTAAAAATGGTGCTGGGCTTTGTACGCAAAACATATCCTCCTCCGCTGCTAGTGCTTCTGGAGTTGGAGGCTTAGGAGGTGTTGGAGGCTTCATCAAAACCTCAACCGGAATTTCTTCTCAGAAATCTGAAGTAGCTGCAGTAGTTTCCGGAGCCCCTGCAGCGACTCCAGACGATTTAGACTTCAAAGTTGACTATGTTGTTACAACAAACATTACTAAAAACGCTGCGACAGAAAACGGTGGTGGTGTTTACGGAAATAAAGGACAGATTTCTCGTCTTGATCTTCTAAATATCACAGAAAACTCCTCTGGAAAATGCGGTGGAGGCCTATATTTTCAAGAAACATTGACCCTTGAAGGCATAGAAGTCTCCAATATTTCGAATAACACAGCCAAAGAATCTGGTGGAGCTCTCTATGCAAAAACTCTTACCTGCAAAACTTTTACCGACGGGCTTACTGTAAGTAATAATAAAGCTGAGACAACTTCAACCGTATCGGGAACTAATGTTGTTAACGCCTCTGCAGCAGCGACTAATGGCGCTCTCCAAGCTGCAACTCTTACTGAAAAGTTTTCTACGGATAACAAAGCTGAGGCCCATGCCTCTGTAGCGCCGGCAGCCCAACAAGCTAGTGTCCCCACAGCAATTACTGGTGGAGCTCTCTATGCAGAAACACTCACCCTAGAAGGCCTACAAAGTACTTGTGCATTTTCTGGGAACCAAGCTATCGACAACAATGCCACTGACTCAACTGCCGATACACCCGCAGATCCTGATATTCAAGGTGGAGCTATTTATGCTAAGACTAAATTCACCTTACAAAACTGCTCCGGGAACTTAACCTTCAAAGATAACTCTGTACTCACGAAAAGATCTCAAACCACAGGGCAACTAGCTGGCGGAGCTATTTATGCTCCTACTGTTGAAATAAAAAATTGCTCCCAGGCTATCAATTTTTCTAATAACTCCGCCTCATGCACCCCAAAAACAGCAGGAGCCTCTGAAAAAGCGGGTGCAGGAATTACACCTAAAGAAAGTTTTGGTGGAGCTATTGCAGGAACGACTAGCATTACATTTACAGGAAACCAAGCTATCTTTTTCCAAAATAACTCCGCAGATATTGGGTCTGCAATTGGCTGCAAAAATGGTAATAACAATAACGGTACAGTGACATTTTCTGATTCCGGTTACTACTTATTTGAAGGGAATACAGCGAAAAACCGCGGAACCATTTATGCAACCACGTTATCTATTCCCAACGGATACCTAAACTTCTCTAACAATAGTTCTGCTAACGATGGTAGTGCTATTTACTTTACAAAACAGGCCGATATCACAGCAGGATCATCCGTACTGTTCCTAAACAACAAAGTTACCCTAGCACAAACTCCCACTTCTAAAAATGGAAAATCTGCAGTTAACAACCTAGGAGCCGCAATCTACGGAGAACCGACTAGCAGTAGCGATGATGCTAATCTTAACCTTACAGCCTTAGGTGGCAGTATCACATTCAAAAATAACGGATGCACAGCACCAACCAGACAAGACAACCAAGTAAAATCTTTCTGTAGTATAGCTGGTAAAGTTAAACTCACTCTTAATGCTGCGGAAAATCACTCTATCAACTTTTACGATGCCGTAAACATCACAACCCAAAAAACTAGTGATTATAACCCTCTAGATATCAATAAACCCAGCAATGGGAAAACCTCTCAACAGTATACAGGAACTGTATTATTCTCTGGAGAACTTCACGAGCATAAGTCTTTCATTCCACAAAAAGCTACCCTACATGCTGGGACTTTAGTCTTAGGGAAAAATGCAGAGTTAAGTCTTATTTCCTTTGAGCAAAAACCCGGATCTCTGCTTGTTATGGGGCCAGGCTCAGTATTGTCTACGCACAAACCAACAGCGTCAGGATCTGCCGCAAGTGGAGGTATTGTAATTAACAACATCACTATTGATTTTAGTGAGATTGTTTCAGACAACGGAGTCGCTTCCCCTCCAACTTTAAAATTAGGAGCCACCCCAACTCCAATAGCAGCAGGACCTGGGGCTCATAGAAGCAAACAAAGTGCGCTTCCACAAGCAAATAAACAAGCTCCAGACGTAGACCAAGAAAAAATCTACCTAACAGGGACGCTTACCCTTATCGATCCTTCAGGCGTCTTTTACCAAAATCCTTACTTAGGCCAAGACCGCGAAATCGAGTTACTCGCTCTACCACAGGATTCTAGTAAAGTAGACATTTCCGATCTTACTCTAGCAGGAGATACAAAACCTCTGAAAGGTTACATTGGAACTTGGGAACTCCAATCAACAGATCAAAATGGTAAGCTCCAAGCTAAATGGAAGTTTGAGGAATACCGTCGATGGATTTATATTCCTCGTGATAATTACTTCTATGTTAACTCTATCCTAGGTTCTCAGAACTCTCTGATTGCTGTGAAGCAGGGTGTTGTCAACAACATGCTTAACAACGCACGTTTTGATGATGCTGCTTACAATAACCTTTGGTTATCCGGAATTGGATCGTTCTTACAAAAAAGCCAAGGAGAAGAATCTAGAGAATTCACCTACCACGGTCGAGGGTACTCTCTTGCTATAGATGCTAAACCCCGTCCTGAACTTATTCTTGGAGCTGCATTTAGCCAAGTATTCGGACATGCAAAATCGGAAAAAACCGTAGACAACTACAAACATAAGGGTTCCGATCACTCCTTCCAAGGAACTTTATATGCCGGTAGAGCCTTCTATTTGCCTTATAAGCGCACGAAAGCTCCTCGCCCCATCCTTCTTCAGGGGGTAGTGACTTACGGCTATATGAAGCATGATACAACCACCTACTACCCATCCATTCAAGAGCGCAATCTTGGAAATTGGGAAGATCTGGGTTGGATGTTTGATGTGCGTATGATTATGGATTTAAAGGAGCCTTCTCAAAACTCCACAACACGATTCTCCTTCTATTCAGAAGCAGAATATACAGGAGTGCGTCAAAAGCAATTCACAGAGCTTGACTACGATCCTAGAACCTTTGATTCCTTTGCCTATAGAAATCTTGCCATTCCTTTAGGATTCGTCATGGAGGGTGCGCTAATGCAATACGATATTCTTATGTATAATAAGCTATCCCTCGCTTACGTACCTGTGATCTACAGAAACAAGCCTAAATGTAGCTATAGAGTTGACTCTACAGGACAAACTGGTGAAGTTTATGGTGTAATTCCTACAAGAAATGCAGCAAGAGCAGAGTACAGTACACAGCTATACCTAGGGCCATACTGGACGCTATACGGCACCTATACTGTGGAGGCAGGAATGTCTTCATTGGTGCAGATAGCCAACTGTGGCGCACGTATGATATTCTAA
- the thiM gene encoding hydroxyethylthiazole kinase produces the protein MLEQMHEALQRLRQEQPVVLNITNYVSMDFLANCFLALGASPVMSVSDLELEELIGLSSAVYINIGTLDHLFIQRAYRAVDLAVRQSKPVIFDPAGSGATKIRTEVSHHILSHATIIRGNASEILSFGDVPAKTRGMDSANATHDAKDIAVALASECLCGCAVAVTGSEDFITDGKRHATVELGDPLMSRITGMGCSLTGVLAAFRSVIEDSFEATRLGVEYFSLCGMLARERCEGPGLFKAYFLDELYAADFDRMRRYHNQ, from the coding sequence ATGCTAGAACAAATGCATGAAGCTTTGCAGCGCTTAAGACAGGAACAACCCGTAGTTTTAAATATTACAAACTACGTTTCTATGGATTTTCTTGCGAATTGTTTTCTAGCTCTTGGCGCTTCACCCGTTATGAGTGTTTCTGATTTAGAGTTAGAAGAATTAATAGGATTGAGCTCTGCCGTTTATATTAATATTGGTACCCTAGATCATCTGTTTATTCAAAGAGCTTACAGAGCTGTGGATCTTGCTGTAAGACAAAGTAAACCTGTGATTTTTGATCCTGCAGGTTCAGGAGCTACAAAAATCAGAACAGAAGTTTCCCACCATATATTGTCTCATGCTACGATTATTCGAGGAAATGCTAGTGAGATTCTGTCTTTCGGAGATGTTCCTGCAAAAACTCGCGGCATGGATTCTGCTAACGCAACCCATGATGCTAAGGATATCGCAGTTGCCTTAGCTAGTGAATGTCTCTGTGGTTGTGCTGTTGCTGTTACCGGATCAGAGGATTTTATTACTGATGGGAAGCGCCACGCTACTGTGGAACTTGGGGACCCATTAATGTCTCGCATTACCGGAATGGGATGTTCTCTAACAGGAGTGCTTGCTGCATTTAGATCAGTAATAGAGGATTCTTTTGAAGCTACACGATTAGGAGTTGAGTATTTCTCTCTTTGTGGAATGCTGGCTCGTGAGCGTTGCGAAGGTCCTGGTTTATTTAAAGCGTATTTTCTTGATGAGTTATATGCCGCAGACTTTGATAGAATGCGCCGCTACCACAATCAATAA